A genomic window from Leptolyngbya sp. BL0902 includes:
- a CDS encoding cyclic nucleotide-binding domain-containing protein — translation MLNPAHAIALFAKAPDVQVYRAGDVIFEIGAVGQVMYGVIEGEVDMLVNGKVFETIQAGDVFGEGALVQDPPLRASTAVAKTDCKLAAVDQTHFKFLVQETPLFALEVIRSMSTRLRSAKANLA, via the coding sequence ATGCTGAATCCGGCCCACGCTATTGCGCTGTTTGCGAAGGCTCCCGATGTGCAGGTCTATAGAGCAGGGGACGTCATTTTTGAGATTGGCGCTGTTGGCCAAGTGATGTATGGCGTGATTGAGGGCGAGGTAGACATGCTGGTAAACGGCAAGGTCTTTGAGACCATTCAAGCCGGAGACGTGTTCGGGGAAGGAGCCCTGGTGCAGGATCCGCCCCTACGGGCCTCAACTGCCGTGGCCAAAACCGACTGTAAACTCGCCGCTGTGGATCAAACTCACTTCAAGTTTTTGGTGCAAGAAACCCCCCTCTTTGCCCTAGAGGTGATTCGCAGTATGTCTACCCGGCTGCGGAGTGCCAAGGCCAATCTCGCCTAG